In a single window of the Halomicroarcula saliterrae genome:
- a CDS encoding DegT/DnrJ/EryC1/StrS family aminotransferase, giving the protein MTEQVPFTDVYVDDDIVDSATEVLDSRRYVKGPRVEALEEQFADTCDVGHAVGVSSGTAALYLAMKAAGIGDGDTVLVPSHTFFATVSPVVELGAEPVFVDVDPETYTIDETDLARKAAAHEDAAAVAPVHLYGQPAAMGPITTIAERYDLRVFEDSCQAHGATYRGDPVGSFGDAGCFSFYPSKNMTVAGDGGMLVTDDADLARAARELRNHGRDADGNHVRLGLNHRLDEVSAAVGIEQLSHLADWNADRAAAARRYRDRLADVDAVELPTEREDASHVYHLFVVQVPDRDELRAALEEQGIGTGVHYDPPVHQTPAMRSYLDGVPDLPETERLCDRILSLPMHPRITDEEIDRVCAAIRGFYE; this is encoded by the coding sequence ATGACGGAACAGGTCCCGTTTACAGATGTATACGTCGACGACGATATCGTCGACAGTGCGACCGAGGTGCTCGACTCGCGTCGGTACGTCAAAGGTCCGCGCGTCGAAGCGCTCGAAGAACAGTTCGCCGACACCTGTGACGTCGGTCACGCCGTCGGTGTCAGCAGCGGGACAGCGGCGCTGTACCTCGCCATGAAGGCCGCCGGCATCGGTGACGGGGACACTGTACTGGTCCCGTCACACACCTTCTTCGCGACGGTCAGCCCCGTCGTCGAGCTCGGTGCCGAACCGGTGTTCGTCGACGTGGACCCGGAGACCTACACCATCGACGAGACGGACCTCGCCCGGAAGGCCGCGGCCCACGAGGACGCGGCCGCGGTGGCCCCGGTCCATCTCTACGGTCAGCCGGCGGCGATGGGCCCGATTACGACCATCGCCGAGCGGTACGACCTGCGGGTGTTCGAGGACAGCTGTCAGGCCCACGGCGCGACCTACCGGGGCGACCCGGTGGGCAGCTTCGGGGACGCCGGCTGTTTCAGCTTCTACCCCTCGAAGAACATGACCGTCGCCGGCGACGGCGGCATGCTCGTCACGGACGACGCCGACCTCGCTCGGGCGGCCAGAGAGCTCCGCAACCACGGGCGCGACGCCGACGGGAACCACGTGCGGCTGGGGCTGAACCACCGGCTCGACGAGGTCAGTGCGGCCGTCGGCATCGAACAGCTCTCGCATCTGGCGGACTGGAACGCCGACCGGGCGGCGGCGGCCCGGCGGTATCGCGACCGGCTGGCCGACGTGGACGCGGTCGAACTCCCGACCGAGCGCGAGGACGCCTCGCACGTGTACCACCTCTTCGTCGTCCAGGTGCCCGACCGGGACGAACTACGAGCCGCGCTGGAAGAGCAGGGTATCGGGACCGGCGTTCACTACGACCCGCCGGTCCACCAGACACCGGCGATGCGGTCCTATCTCGACGGGGTGCCCGACTTGCCGGAGACCGAGCGGCTCTGTGACCGCATCCTCTCGCTCCCGATGC